The Pirellulimonas nuda genome includes a region encoding these proteins:
- a CDS encoding IS5 family transposase has protein sequence MAGPLVRDELWTKIEPLISERPQGGRPPVDDRSALTGIVFVLKRGIPWEMLPQEMGCGSGMTWRRRARDWQEAGVWHRLHELLLAELSASEETDWSRVGSIAARFALWGGGEETGPNPTDRRKPGSKHHLATDGNGVPLQTELLAANSHDGKPTAALIAEIPPVRGKVGHPRSRPDVAFADRAYDDDANRLLLERLGIAPDIAHRGDEHGGGRGFYRWVVARTIAWLHHFKRLRIRFDRRADIHEGFLNLGKCLVCWNVLRRDSS, from the coding sequence ATGGCCGGACCGTTGGTTCGTGACGAGTTGTGGACGAAGATCGAGCCGCTGATCTCCGAGCGACCCCAAGGGGGTCGGCCGCCGGTGGACGACCGTTCCGCGCTTACCGGCATCGTGTTCGTGCTCAAGAGGGGCATCCCTTGGGAGATGCTCCCGCAGGAGATGGGCTGCGGCAGCGGCATGACCTGGCGGCGGCGGGCCCGCGACTGGCAAGAAGCCGGCGTGTGGCACCGCCTCCACGAGCTGCTGCTGGCCGAGCTTAGCGCCTCCGAAGAGACCGACTGGTCGCGTGTGGGGTCGATAGCGGCACGGTTCGCGCTGTGGGGGGGTGGCGAAGAGACCGGCCCCAACCCTACCGACCGCCGGAAGCCCGGCAGTAAGCACCACCTCGCCACCGATGGCAATGGCGTGCCGCTGCAGACCGAGCTTTTGGCCGCCAACTCGCACGACGGCAAGCCCACGGCCGCGCTGATCGCGGAGATCCCTCCGGTCCGCGGCAAGGTAGGGCATCCGCGGTCGCGGCCCGACGTTGCGTTCGCCGACCGGGCCTACGACGATGACGCCAACCGGTTGCTGCTGGAGCGGCTCGGGATCGCGCCCGACATCGCCCACCGTGGCGACGAGCATGGCGGCGGACGGGGCTTCTACCGCTGGGTCGTTGCAAGGACGATCGCTTGGCTGCATCACTTCAAACGCCTCAGGATCCGCTTCGACCGACGGGCCGACATCCACGAAGGCTTCCTCAATCTCGGAAAATGTCTCGTCTGCTGGAACGTGCTGAGAAGGGATTCCAGTTAG
- a CDS encoding ISAs1 family transposase translates to MLGQQACGEKSNEITAIPELLKLLDLKGAVVTIDAMGCQKEIAREIIASGGDYVLAVKENQLKLVEALRGCFDGWHEEDFQAGDCRRRKTSEKGRGRVEERYYYHAPLPESLRPFVKDWTGLATIGQAISITERDGKQTSEVRYYISSLPPEVKKFASAVRGHWPPIQERGEDSLHWVLDVTFGEDQSRIRKDHGPENFALLRRLAVSVIKQDTSPGSIRKKRKRAAWNRDELAKIAGLTG, encoded by the coding sequence ATGCTCGGCCAGCAAGCGTGCGGGGAGAAGTCGAACGAGATCACGGCGATCCCCGAGCTGCTGAAGCTGCTGGACTTGAAAGGCGCCGTGGTGACCATCGACGCGATGGGCTGCCAGAAAGAGATCGCCCGCGAGATCATCGCCTCGGGGGGCGACTACGTGTTGGCGGTGAAGGAGAACCAGCTGAAGCTCGTCGAGGCGTTGCGGGGGTGTTTCGATGGGTGGCACGAGGAAGACTTCCAGGCGGGAGACTGCCGCCGCCGCAAGACGAGCGAGAAGGGGCGCGGCCGGGTCGAGGAGCGTTACTACTACCACGCGCCCCTGCCCGAGTCGCTGCGTCCCTTCGTGAAAGACTGGACGGGCTTAGCGACGATCGGCCAAGCGATCTCGATCACCGAGCGTGACGGAAAGCAGACCTCCGAGGTGCGGTACTACATCAGCAGCTTACCTCCGGAGGTAAAGAAGTTCGCCTCGGCGGTCCGCGGCCACTGGCCACCTATCCAGGAGCGGGGCGAGGACTCGCTGCACTGGGTGCTGGACGTGACGTTTGGAGAAGACCAGAGCCGCATCCGCAAGGATCACGGTCCCGAGAACTTCGCCCTCCTGCGACGGCTGGCGGTAAGCGTCATCAAACAGGACACTTCGCCCGGAAGCATCAGGAAAAAGCGAAAACGGGCCGCGTGGAATCGCGACGAGCTCGCAAAGATCGCCGGGTTAACGGGTTAA
- a CDS encoding ISAs1 family transposase, with product MAARTVSMLECFFEVADPRSEKARVHSLSDILVLTVLVVIAGAEGWEDIEEFGKQQQAWLRRFLWLPGGAPSHDTISRVFRLLKLKAFKEGFGRWVESLHAGMGLKLVAIDGRTLRRSFDRRGHGGGRTTMKGGAALGVRVER from the coding sequence ATGGCGGCGCGGACGGTGTCCATGTTGGAGTGCTTTTTCGAAGTGGCCGACCCGCGGAGCGAGAAGGCTCGGGTCCACAGCCTGTCGGACATCCTCGTGCTCACGGTGCTGGTGGTGATCGCCGGCGCCGAGGGGTGGGAGGACATCGAGGAGTTTGGCAAGCAGCAGCAGGCGTGGCTGAGGCGTTTCCTGTGGCTCCCGGGGGGCGCGCCGTCGCACGACACCATCAGCCGGGTGTTCCGCCTGCTCAAGCTGAAGGCGTTCAAGGAGGGCTTTGGCCGCTGGGTTGAGTCGCTGCACGCGGGGATGGGACTGAAGCTCGTGGCGATCGACGGAAGGACGTTGCGCCGAAGCTTTGATCGACGGGGCCACGGCGGCGGTCGGACGACGATGAAAGGGGGCGCTGCACTCGGTGTGCGCGTGGAGCGTTGA
- a CDS encoding transposase — MIDAVLERFAKQAPAAVMVRALLANVLSDKELDAIFRESAERQVEGPLLFSQVVGLLHLVVTKAQPSLHAAYQQRRAELGVSIAALYQKLAGIETCVTRELVCRTAARMGAVVAELVPDAPAPLPGYEVRILDGFHLAASEHRLKETRGVRGGPLPGQALVVLDPQKKLIEDVLPWEDAHDQERAVLAELVDVLRPGQVWVCDRNFATRMWLFQTELERAYFVVRQHGQLPIEGAGRLLKQGRCETGEVLQQPATLSDGHGGQMTLRRVVVRLDRSNASGDKEIAILTNLPAEVAAAAVAELYHTRWSIEAAFGEMTLALRGEIDTLAYPKAALLGFALAVVTYNTLGVVRAATAAAYGVEKAEQVSTYYLANEVATVWEGMEIAVEGAAWDRFADLPPPALAVELKRFAQNLHLRRYQKHPRAPKKPRTAPGQTHDPYTA; from the coding sequence ATGATCGATGCGGTGCTGGAGCGTTTTGCGAAGCAGGCGCCCGCGGCGGTGATGGTGCGGGCGCTGTTGGCCAATGTGCTGTCGGACAAGGAGCTCGACGCGATCTTCCGCGAATCGGCCGAGCGGCAGGTCGAGGGGCCGCTGCTGTTCTCGCAGGTGGTGGGCTTGCTGCACCTGGTGGTGACCAAGGCGCAGCCGTCGCTGCACGCGGCCTACCAGCAGCGGCGTGCAGAGCTGGGCGTGTCGATCGCTGCGCTCTACCAGAAGCTCGCCGGGATCGAGACCTGCGTGACGCGGGAGCTGGTGTGTCGCACCGCGGCGCGGATGGGGGCGGTGGTCGCCGAGCTCGTGCCGGACGCCCCCGCGCCGCTGCCGGGGTACGAGGTCCGCATCCTCGACGGCTTCCATCTGGCGGCGAGCGAGCACCGTTTGAAAGAGACACGCGGCGTGCGCGGCGGGCCTCTGCCGGGTCAGGCGTTGGTGGTGCTCGACCCGCAGAAGAAGCTGATCGAAGACGTGCTGCCGTGGGAGGACGCGCACGACCAGGAGCGGGCCGTCCTGGCCGAGTTGGTCGATGTGCTGCGGCCGGGGCAGGTGTGGGTCTGTGACCGCAACTTCGCCACCCGGATGTGGCTGTTTCAGACCGAACTGGAGCGTGCGTATTTCGTAGTGCGGCAGCACGGCCAGCTCCCGATCGAGGGGGCGGGGAGGCTGCTCAAGCAGGGCCGCTGCGAGACGGGCGAGGTGCTCCAGCAGCCGGCGACGCTCTCCGACGGTCACGGCGGGCAGATGACGCTGCGGCGCGTGGTAGTGAGGCTCGATAGGTCCAATGCGTCGGGAGACAAAGAAATAGCGATCCTCACCAACCTCCCCGCCGAGGTCGCTGCGGCGGCGGTCGCGGAGCTGTACCACACGCGCTGGAGCATCGAGGCCGCGTTTGGAGAAATGACCCTGGCGTTACGGGGCGAGATCGACACGCTGGCCTACCCGAAGGCGGCGCTGTTGGGCTTCGCACTCGCGGTGGTGACCTACAACACGCTGGGGGTGGTTCGGGCCGCGACGGCGGCCGCGTACGGCGTCGAGAAGGCCGAGCAGGTCTCGACCTACTACCTGGCCAATGAAGTCGCCACGGTGTGGGAGGGGATGGAGATCGCCGTGGAAGGGGCGGCGTGGGACCGCTTCGCAGACCTCCCGCCGCCGGCTTTGGCGGTCGAGCTGAAACGCTTCGCTCAGAACCTCCACCTCCGCCGCTACCAAAAACACCCACGCGCACCCAAGAAGCCACGCACGGCCCCAGGGCAAACGCATGATCCCTACACGGCGTGA
- a CDS encoding DDE-type integrase/transposase/recombinase — translation MLDYVQKWSTRTELPAKQLVRWIGLGTSKFYDWKQRYGRANEHNALVPRDHWLQAWEKDAILAFHAESACGGLEGYRRLTYLMMDQDVVAVSPATVYRVLRAHGCFERWNRPASGKGTGFGQPLAPHEHWHCDISYVNVCGTFYYLISVLDGASRYLVHWELRESMTEADVEVTLQRAREAFPEAIPFKLAPSRPTG, via the coding sequence GTGCTCGATTACGTCCAGAAGTGGAGCACGCGGACCGAGCTGCCCGCCAAGCAGTTGGTCCGCTGGATCGGCCTGGGCACGAGCAAGTTCTACGACTGGAAGCAGCGGTACGGCAGGGCGAACGAGCACAACGCGCTCGTGCCGCGCGACCACTGGCTCCAGGCGTGGGAGAAGGACGCGATCCTAGCGTTCCACGCCGAGTCCGCCTGTGGCGGACTGGAAGGGTACCGCCGCTTGACCTACCTGATGATGGATCAAGACGTCGTGGCGGTGAGCCCGGCGACGGTCTACCGCGTGCTCAGGGCGCACGGCTGCTTCGAGCGGTGGAACCGCCCCGCGAGCGGCAAGGGGACGGGGTTCGGGCAGCCTTTAGCGCCCCACGAGCATTGGCACTGCGACATCAGCTACGTGAACGTCTGCGGGACGTTCTACTACCTGATCAGCGTGCTCGACGGCGCCAGCCGCTACTTGGTGCATTGGGAGCTGAGGGAGAGCATGACTGAGGCCGATGTCGAGGTCACGCTGCAACGCGCAAGAGAGGCGTTCCCCGAGGCCATCCCTTTCAAGCTAGCACCGTCTCGCCCGACCGGCTGA
- a CDS encoding transposase: protein MRGVRTGSGKRERRHFTGAQKGAIVKAHLVDGVAISELCDKHGIQPTQFYLWQKHLFENCGVAFERKAKP, encoded by the coding sequence ATGAGAGGCGTGAGAACGGGTTCGGGCAAGCGAGAGCGGCGTCACTTCACCGGCGCCCAGAAGGGTGCGATCGTCAAGGCGCACCTAGTGGATGGCGTAGCGATCTCGGAGCTGTGCGATAAGCACGGCATCCAGCCGACGCAGTTTTACCTCTGGCAGAAGCATCTGTTCGAGAACTGTGGTGTGGCGTTCGAGCGTAAGGCGAAGCCCTGA
- a CDS encoding transposase — MDEQQEDGRRPRRSYDEAFKRDAVRLVAQEGYTFKAAASLGMSEQSLRAWHAKLVPAPAPCGESASVNELKAENARLRKQLKRVEMEREILKKATAYFAKESL, encoded by the coding sequence ATGGACGAGCAGCAGGAAGATGGTCGTCGGCCGCGTAGGTCGTACGATGAGGCGTTCAAGCGGGATGCGGTACGGCTGGTGGCGCAGGAGGGGTACACGTTCAAGGCGGCCGCATCGCTTGGGATGAGCGAGCAGAGCCTGCGTGCTTGGCACGCGAAGCTCGTTCCGGCTCCCGCCCCGTGCGGCGAGAGCGCCTCGGTCAACGAGTTGAAGGCCGAGAATGCCCGGCTCCGCAAGCAGCTCAAGCGGGTTGAGATGGAGCGTGAGATCTTAAAAAAAGCCACGGCATACTTCGCGAAGGAGTCGCTGTGA
- a CDS encoding IS3 family transposase translates to MKHAWIKKHRDSFPVAVMCEVLDVSKSGYYAWVDRPPSPRTQRGERIRESVRRVHADSHGIYGSGKVAKQLAKEEGLERACRNTVARAMRQMGLKSRVSKGFTPTTTQADPTKQPAPNLLDRDFEATAPNQKWVTDITYLAVAQGWVYLAVVLDLFSRKIVGWEISDSLATPLVAGALRRAIESRRPIGADLLHHSDRGCQYTSDAYQQTLRAMGITCSMSRTGECYDNAVAERFFWSLKHEWTNHEAYATQETARLGVFKYIETFYNRERLHQSLGFKSPDQFETEYAPVLAA, encoded by the coding sequence GTGAAGCATGCCTGGATCAAGAAGCACCGCGACTCGTTCCCTGTTGCCGTGATGTGCGAGGTGCTCGACGTATCGAAGTCGGGCTACTATGCCTGGGTCGATCGTCCGCCGAGCCCGCGCACGCAGCGGGGCGAGCGGATCCGCGAATCGGTGCGGCGGGTCCACGCCGACTCGCATGGAATCTACGGCAGTGGCAAGGTCGCCAAGCAGCTGGCCAAGGAAGAAGGACTCGAGCGGGCCTGCCGCAACACGGTGGCGCGGGCGATGCGACAAATGGGGCTGAAAAGCCGTGTCTCGAAGGGGTTTACGCCGACCACTACGCAGGCCGATCCGACCAAGCAGCCCGCACCGAACCTGCTGGACCGCGACTTCGAAGCGACGGCGCCGAATCAGAAATGGGTGACCGACATCACCTACTTGGCAGTCGCCCAGGGCTGGGTCTACCTGGCGGTGGTGCTCGACCTGTTCAGCCGCAAGATCGTCGGCTGGGAGATTAGCGACTCGTTGGCCACGCCGCTGGTGGCGGGGGCGCTGCGACGTGCGATCGAATCGAGACGGCCGATTGGCGCCGACTTGCTACACCACAGCGACCGCGGCTGCCAGTACACCTCCGACGCCTACCAGCAGACGCTGCGGGCGATGGGGATTACCTGCTCGATGAGCCGCACGGGCGAGTGCTACGATAACGCGGTAGCAGAGCGGTTCTTCTGGTCGCTCAAGCACGAGTGGACCAACCATGAGGCGTACGCCACTCAAGAGACGGCCCGTCTGGGCGTGTTCAAGTACATCGAGACGTTTTACAATCGTGAGCGGCTTCATCAGTCGCTTGGCTTCAAGAGTCCCGACCAATTCGAAACCGAGTACGCCCCGGTACTAGCGGCGTAG
- a CDS encoding glycosyl hydrolase has product MTKVFPILASFAFALASTAHAETLEAGFAHPPQQRRPETWFHLISGNVNKAALTVDLEAVASAGMQGIQLFHGAGSPWPGVSPQIETLSPAWDDMIAHVANEARRLGLRFTMQNCPGWAMSGGPWITPGNAMRHIIWSREVVEGGSRVALDLAMPQPSREAWRDYRDIAVLAFPTPADDDREWLTPVEVRSNRSELAWADLIRGKRQSSVRVEPADEPAWVEVAFAEPTHLRSISLPPVELLMARRNFDPDSRIRVQALVDSHWKDLTTREIPRGTWQDRQPEHPLVLAIADTRALKFRIVFENKHPIELTELRFSSAARVNDWQGQAAFALRSQDRSPPPVQDTAAWVRVDSIVDLSDRLDATGRLSWPAPPGGWTVLRFGHVNTGAKNKPAPPEATGFECDKLSPGGAEQHFAGYIGRISANGGPADGGRLGGMLIDSWECYTQTWTPAMEAEFARRRGYPLRAWLPGLAGYVLDDHRTSERFLRDWRKTISDLLVENYFGRLAELARGRGMMLSFETALGDVSPGDILQYFGKADIPMCEFWQPNDPHQGGLETKPVYPAASAAHIYGKPTVAAEAFTNVGHDWDNHFFEFKHLADAHFALGINHLVFHTYTHNPLDRVPGTSFGGRIGSPFIRGQTWWRLMPHFTDYLARCQYMLQQGHPVADVLWCLGDDVDHKPRQDSPFPAGYKFDYVNQDVLLHRLRVVDGVVQSPEGLTWRVLWLPPQQCGRLTAATLRRLEELLRDGAVVVGGPPELDPSLSEGGDFDTLRAALWGDRPATAGDRTVGSGRLIWGGGLEDSLRRLGVAPDVTGAGNAVWIHRRVGDTEIYFVAASRDSILDTNLCFRAVGTPEFWDPLTGAVTPASVFKQAGDKTILPIQLPAAGSRFVVFRPGAVAPAFTKVERDGQALVETSAPGQQNRTTPERPFGLRPGQPLQPWIELPYPEFELLDRGQRLLAWENGDYKLTRSDGRSFSHRVTGARSMGLSNPWKLSFPGGWDTLGEVELPRPAPWSELGDAASRAFSGTATYRTSVTLGPLSPDARLLLDLGRVANVAEVSVNGRYVATLWAPPFRAEITPAVKEGENLIEIRVTNTWHNRLVYDASLPADRRRTWTLDGPGADSPTIDAGLLGPATIRVGSVHENRPGT; this is encoded by the coding sequence ATGACTAAAGTCTTCCCCATTCTGGCCTCGTTCGCGTTTGCGTTGGCGTCAACCGCCCACGCAGAAACCCTGGAAGCGGGTTTCGCGCACCCGCCGCAACAGCGCCGCCCCGAGACCTGGTTTCATTTGATTAGCGGCAACGTGAACAAGGCGGCCCTCACGGTCGACCTCGAGGCCGTCGCGTCCGCCGGGATGCAAGGGATCCAGCTCTTCCACGGGGCGGGCAGCCCTTGGCCGGGGGTCAGCCCGCAGATCGAAACCCTTAGCCCGGCCTGGGACGACATGATCGCGCACGTCGCCAACGAGGCCCGTCGCCTTGGACTCCGGTTCACGATGCAGAACTGCCCCGGTTGGGCCATGTCCGGCGGGCCGTGGATCACGCCGGGCAACGCGATGCGCCATATCATCTGGAGCCGCGAGGTTGTCGAAGGTGGTTCGAGGGTCGCACTCGACCTCGCGATGCCCCAACCCAGTCGAGAAGCGTGGCGCGACTACCGCGACATCGCCGTGCTGGCGTTTCCCACCCCCGCCGACGACGATCGGGAGTGGTTAACGCCGGTGGAGGTCCGCAGCAACCGCAGCGAACTTGCTTGGGCCGACCTGATCCGAGGCAAGCGCCAGTCGTCTGTGAGGGTAGAGCCGGCCGATGAGCCGGCCTGGGTCGAGGTCGCCTTTGCCGAGCCGACGCACCTCCGCTCGATCAGCCTGCCTCCCGTAGAACTGCTGATGGCTCGGAGGAACTTTGACCCGGACTCACGTATTCGCGTCCAGGCGTTGGTTGATTCTCACTGGAAGGACCTGACGACGCGCGAGATCCCGCGCGGCACGTGGCAAGATCGGCAACCGGAGCACCCATTGGTGCTTGCGATCGCCGACACAAGAGCCCTCAAGTTCAGGATCGTGTTTGAGAACAAGCATCCGATCGAGCTGACCGAGCTAAGATTCTCGTCGGCCGCCCGCGTGAACGACTGGCAGGGTCAGGCGGCGTTCGCCCTACGCAGTCAGGATCGCAGCCCGCCCCCTGTGCAGGACACTGCTGCATGGGTCCGGGTAGACTCGATCGTGGACCTCAGCGACCGCCTCGATGCTACCGGGCGCCTGAGCTGGCCGGCGCCTCCGGGCGGGTGGACGGTGCTTCGCTTTGGCCACGTAAACACCGGCGCCAAGAACAAACCGGCGCCACCTGAGGCGACCGGCTTCGAGTGCGACAAGCTCTCGCCGGGCGGCGCCGAGCAGCACTTCGCCGGTTACATCGGGCGGATCAGCGCCAACGGGGGCCCGGCGGACGGCGGTCGGCTCGGCGGGATGCTGATCGATAGCTGGGAGTGCTACACCCAGACCTGGACGCCGGCGATGGAAGCCGAGTTCGCCCGCCGCCGGGGGTACCCTCTTCGCGCGTGGCTCCCGGGGCTCGCGGGGTACGTGCTGGACGACCATCGCACCAGCGAACGCTTCCTGCGCGATTGGCGGAAAACGATCAGCGACCTGCTGGTCGAGAACTACTTTGGCCGGTTGGCCGAGCTGGCGCGCGGGCGTGGGATGATGTTGTCGTTCGAGACGGCCCTGGGCGACGTATCGCCCGGCGACATCCTTCAGTACTTCGGCAAGGCGGACATACCGATGTGCGAGTTTTGGCAGCCCAACGACCCGCATCAGGGTGGGCTCGAGACCAAGCCGGTGTACCCCGCCGCCTCCGCGGCCCACATCTACGGCAAGCCAACGGTCGCGGCCGAAGCGTTCACCAACGTGGGGCACGACTGGGACAACCACTTCTTCGAGTTCAAGCACCTCGCCGACGCGCACTTCGCGCTCGGCATCAATCACTTGGTCTTCCACACCTACACCCACAACCCGCTCGATCGGGTTCCCGGCACTTCGTTTGGAGGCAGGATCGGGTCGCCCTTCATTCGCGGGCAGACCTGGTGGCGCCTCATGCCGCACTTTACGGACTACCTCGCGCGATGCCAGTACATGCTGCAACAGGGCCATCCGGTTGCCGACGTGTTGTGGTGTCTGGGGGATGACGTTGACCACAAGCCTCGTCAGGACAGCCCATTCCCTGCGGGATACAAGTTTGACTACGTCAATCAGGACGTCTTGCTCCATCGGCTCCGCGTGGTCGACGGCGTGGTTCAATCGCCCGAAGGGTTGACGTGGAGGGTCTTGTGGCTGCCTCCGCAGCAGTGCGGTCGGTTGACGGCAGCCACGCTTCGGCGGTTAGAGGAACTGCTGCGCGACGGTGCGGTCGTCGTCGGCGGGCCTCCCGAGCTCGATCCTTCCCTGTCGGAGGGCGGTGATTTCGATACGCTAAGGGCCGCCCTCTGGGGCGACCGGCCGGCGACCGCCGGCGACCGCACCGTCGGCAGCGGGCGGCTGATCTGGGGCGGCGGGTTGGAGGATTCGTTGAGACGGCTTGGCGTCGCGCCCGACGTAACCGGCGCGGGAAACGCGGTCTGGATCCATCGGCGTGTGGGCGACACCGAGATCTACTTTGTTGCTGCCAGCAGGGACTCCATCCTCGATACGAACCTCTGCTTCCGCGCCGTCGGTACGCCCGAGTTTTGGGACCCGCTCACCGGCGCCGTGACTCCGGCCTCGGTCTTCAAGCAGGCCGGCGACAAGACGATTCTCCCCATCCAATTGCCGGCAGCCGGATCGCGTTTTGTCGTGTTCCGCCCGGGGGCGGTAGCGCCCGCGTTCACGAAGGTAGAACGCGACGGACAAGCACTGGTCGAGACGTCAGCGCCCGGCCAGCAGAACAGGACAACTCCGGAGAGGCCCTTCGGCCTGCGACCCGGCCAACCCCTCCAACCCTGGATTGAGCTCCCCTACCCCGAGTTTGAGCTGCTCGATCGCGGCCAGCGTCTGCTCGCCTGGGAGAATGGCGACTACAAGCTCACCCGATCCGATGGTCGATCGTTCTCACACAGGGTTACCGGGGCTCGCTCGATGGGCCTTTCTAACCCCTGGAAACTATCGTTTCCCGGCGGCTGGGATACGCTAGGCGAGGTCGAGCTCCCCCGCCCCGCGCCTTGGTCCGAGCTCGGCGATGCCGCCAGCCGAGCGTTCTCCGGGACCGCAACGTATCGAACCAGCGTCACGCTCGGCCCCCTCTCCCCGGACGCGAGGCTGCTGCTGGACCTCGGCCGCGTCGCCAACGTGGCCGAAGTTAGCGTGAACGGCCGCTACGTGGCCACCTTGTGGGCGCCCCCCTTCCGCGCCGAGATCACTCCCGCGGTGAAAGAGGGGGAAAACCTCATTGAGATCCGGGTGACCAACACCTGGCACAACCGGCTGGTCTACGACGCCTCGTTGCCGGCGGATCGGCGAAGGACATGGACGCTCGACGGCCCCGGCGCTGATTCTCCGACGATTGATGCCGGGCTGCTTGGGCCGGCTACGATCCGTGTGGGGAGCGTTCACGAAAATCGTCCTGGTACGTAA
- a CDS encoding cupin domain-containing protein translates to MDEHADRRRRRRMYDETFRRDSVLPVARNEGYTLEAATASLRLVVLGRTARLQFEDRAVEPRPGDHVCLASGQRDRTEWKLSDEPRG, encoded by the coding sequence GTGGACGAACACGCGGATCGCCGTCGACGACGGCGGATGTACGACGAGACGTTTAGGCGAGACTCCGTGCTGCCGGTCGCGAGGAATGAAGGGTACACGTTGGAGGCGGCCACGGCGTCGCTGCGGCTGGTGGTCCTGGGAAGGACTGCAAGACTGCAGTTCGAGGATCGAGCGGTAGAGCCGAGACCCGGCGACCACGTGTGCCTCGCCAGCGGCCAACGCGACCGGACCGAGTGGAAGTTGTCTGATGAGCCCAGGGGGTAG